A part of Kitasatospora acidiphila genomic DNA contains:
- a CDS encoding alpha/beta hydrolase, whose amino-acid sequence MVSLAELREADLGPLDSVAAAYDKLAAAFQGHVDQLNSQVVKHIFDNRWIGTAAGAANTSLQNTSNRLDAAHTEMSAMGALLREAADSFRLAQSKLQEALQDAQNGGFTVANDGTVTWPPPAAAERKDPDYNTPQQGKDIANRISDAVTEATTADARIAKLLDDLTQRARTGTGLDTTQAQKDLGTVTQAGTDLLSAGFPGKDSKPADVLTWWNRLTPDEQQRLIKTHPDLIGNRDGIPSLARDQANRINLTNLINQYQQKQPLSADDKVKLDGFNAIQAKLDQNAGKQPPALLIGVGDQGQGRGILSYGNPDTAQNVSAYVPGLGTTLSSVGGKDADRAYNVWLSATKADPNATTASMVWLGYDPPPGLDKLADGDTRPAEVLSSDRAQSGAVSYDQFLNGLRATHEGAPAHLTALGHSYGSTTVGLAAQQPGGTGADDIILVGSPGTGADKASQLNVDPSHVWVGAAQNDPVTHLPSKTETGVDGAVAVALPPLAPALVPGTDWLYNQADPHQLWFGTDPASAQFGAQRFDVADGLPLSFDSHSNYMTNPNSPADAATKDSIDNIGQIVAGQYNNVNREAGR is encoded by the coding sequence ATGGTCAGCCTTGCTGAACTGCGTGAAGCCGATCTCGGCCCGCTGGACTCGGTCGCCGCGGCCTACGACAAGCTCGCTGCAGCATTCCAGGGTCATGTCGACCAGCTGAACTCCCAGGTTGTCAAGCACATCTTCGACAACCGGTGGATCGGCACAGCCGCCGGCGCGGCCAACACCTCGTTGCAGAACACCAGCAACCGGCTCGACGCGGCACACACCGAGATGTCGGCGATGGGTGCCCTGCTGCGCGAGGCAGCCGACAGCTTCCGGCTGGCCCAGTCCAAACTCCAGGAAGCCCTGCAGGACGCGCAGAACGGGGGCTTCACCGTGGCGAACGACGGGACGGTCACCTGGCCTCCGCCAGCCGCAGCCGAACGGAAGGACCCGGACTACAACACGCCGCAGCAAGGCAAGGACATCGCCAACCGGATCAGCGACGCCGTCACCGAGGCGACGACCGCTGACGCGCGGATCGCCAAGCTGCTCGACGACCTGACCCAGCGGGCCCGTACCGGCACCGGCCTCGACACCACCCAGGCCCAGAAGGACCTGGGCACGGTCACCCAGGCGGGGACGGACCTGCTCTCGGCTGGGTTCCCGGGGAAGGACTCGAAGCCCGCCGATGTCCTCACCTGGTGGAACCGACTCACGCCGGACGAGCAGCAGCGCCTGATCAAGACCCACCCGGATCTCATAGGCAACCGCGACGGGATACCGTCGCTCGCCCGGGACCAGGCGAACCGGATCAACCTGACCAACCTGATCAACCAGTACCAGCAGAAGCAGCCCCTGTCGGCCGACGACAAGGTCAAGCTCGATGGCTTCAACGCGATTCAGGCGAAGTTGGACCAGAACGCGGGTAAGCAGCCACCGGCCCTCCTCATCGGTGTCGGTGACCAAGGCCAGGGACGCGGCATCCTCTCCTACGGCAACCCGGATACCGCCCAGAATGTCAGCGCCTACGTGCCCGGGCTCGGTACGACGCTCTCGTCGGTAGGCGGCAAAGACGCCGACCGTGCCTACAACGTCTGGCTGTCCGCGACGAAGGCGGACCCGAACGCCACGACTGCATCCATGGTCTGGCTCGGCTACGATCCGCCACCCGGCCTGGACAAGCTGGCAGACGGGGACACCCGACCGGCGGAAGTGTTGTCATCCGACCGGGCCCAAAGTGGCGCTGTGTCCTACGACCAGTTCCTCAACGGGCTTCGCGCGACCCATGAGGGTGCGCCGGCGCACCTCACTGCGCTCGGCCACAGCTACGGTTCCACCACAGTGGGCCTGGCTGCACAGCAACCTGGCGGAACTGGGGCGGACGACATCATCCTGGTCGGCAGCCCTGGTACCGGAGCGGACAAGGCATCCCAACTCAACGTCGACCCGAGCCACGTCTGGGTCGGCGCCGCCCAGAACGATCCGGTGACGCACCTGCCCTCGAAAACCGAAACCGGCGTCGACGGCGCCGTCGCGGTCGCTCTCCCGCCGCTCGCACCAGCCCTCGTACCCGGCACCGACTGGCTCTACAATCAGGCAGATCCTCACCAGTTGTGGTTTGGCACCGATCCAGCCAGTGCGCAATTCGGTGCCCAGCGGTTCGATGTGGCAGATGGCCTCCCATTGTCGTTCGACTCGCATTCCAACTACATGACCAATCCGAATTCGCCTGCCGACGCTGCCACCAAGGACTCGATCGACAACATCGGCCAAATCGTGGCGGGCCAGTACAACAACGTAAACCGAGAGGCCGGGCGATGA
- a CDS encoding type VII secretion target, protein MVSASAGGGGTTFAVDPSDLDAAAKVAHDTGAAIPNELKTIQQPSDDAVGGLLGWQTAGSLSSCTSAWEDCLRALGTEVDGVGDKLTKTAASYRNTDTNAANAFPGPAGAPYPSAGN, encoded by the coding sequence ATGGTTAGCGCGAGCGCTGGCGGAGGCGGGACAACGTTCGCTGTCGACCCGAGTGATCTGGATGCGGCGGCGAAGGTCGCCCACGACACCGGCGCAGCGATACCGAACGAGTTGAAGACCATCCAGCAGCCGTCCGATGATGCCGTCGGAGGCCTACTCGGCTGGCAGACCGCCGGCTCACTGAGCAGTTGCACATCCGCCTGGGAGGACTGCCTGCGCGCCTTGGGCACCGAAGTCGACGGCGTCGGCGACAAGTTGACCAAGACAGCAGCCTCGTACCGCAACACGGACACAAACGCGGCGAATGCGTTCCCCGGCCCCGCCGGGGCCCCGTACCCCTCGGCAGGTAACTGA